In Streptomyces longhuiensis, the following proteins share a genomic window:
- a CDS encoding aminoglycoside phosphotransferase family protein — MSFEPPKRLVNALGEVRDDGASAWLARVPEILQEAVERLELTIERVHVPGGRSSLVVLVRRSDGSPAVLKLAPERFRPEAEHAALTHWNGFGAVQLLGDGGDLLLERLHPEVSVRSLPEAKALLEAAGTLRRLWVDPPSWRSCETVADRTGRQAEAMRATAAAEPDVVPLVDAALTARDELIVAPPEVRLLHGTFRQSKVLAGERTPWLAVGPDPVVGECAFDLARLVRDRVEDLIASPSGAATTRRRVKRLAESLDVDQERLRGWTLFRAVESGVRALRVGRGRDAELLLEFAGWL; from the coding sequence ATGTCTTTCGAACCGCCGAAGCGGCTGGTCAACGCGCTCGGCGAGGTGCGGGACGACGGGGCGTCCGCGTGGCTGGCGAGGGTGCCGGAGATTCTTCAAGAAGCCGTGGAACGGCTTGAGTTGACGATCGAGCGCGTGCATGTGCCCGGCGGGCGCAGCAGTCTCGTCGTCCTGGTGCGACGGTCCGACGGATCGCCCGCAGTCCTCAAACTGGCGCCGGAGCGCTTCCGCCCGGAGGCCGAGCACGCGGCTCTCACGCACTGGAACGGCTTCGGGGCGGTGCAGCTCCTCGGCGACGGGGGCGACCTGCTCCTGGAGCGGCTGCACCCCGAGGTGTCGGTGCGCTCGCTGCCCGAGGCGAAGGCGCTGTTGGAGGCGGCCGGCACGCTGCGCAGGCTGTGGGTGGACCCGCCGTCCTGGCGTTCCTGCGAGACGGTCGCCGACCGGACGGGCCGTCAGGCCGAGGCGATGCGGGCCACCGCCGCCGCGGAGCCGGATGTCGTGCCCCTGGTCGACGCGGCGCTCACGGCGCGGGACGAGCTGATCGTGGCTCCGCCGGAGGTGCGGCTGCTGCACGGGACGTTCCGGCAGAGCAAGGTGCTGGCCGGGGAGCGGACGCCGTGGCTCGCGGTCGGGCCCGACCCGGTCGTCGGCGAGTGCGCCTTCGATCTCGCGCGGCTCGTCAGGGACCGGGTGGAGGACCTGATCGCGTCCCCGTCCGGTGCGGCGACGACGCGGCGGCGCGTGAAGCGGCTCGCGGAGTCCCTCGACGTGGACCAGGAGCGGCTGCGCGGCTGGACGCTGTTCCGTGCGGTGGAGTCCGGTGTACGGGCGCTGCGCGTGGGGCGTGGGCGGGACGCGGAGTTGTTGCTGGAGTTCGCGGGCTGGCTCTGA